The genomic region AGATAAGAGTGAAGCTAGCTAGGGGGTAAATATGAACAAGAATTTAAGAATAATTTTCACATCTGATATCCACGGATATTTTTTTAACACCGATTATATGGACAGAGAAGTCAAGCATCAAGGATTATTACATTTAGCAACAAGATATAATAAGGATGATGAAACTCTAATTATTGATGGGGGAGATATACTTCAAGGCTCCCCATTTACATATTTTAGTCAGATGCAAAAGTCTCCTGATAAAATCGCACGAATTATGAATGAAGTAGGGTACGATTTTGTTACTATTGGTAACCATGATTTTAATTATGGCTATGAATATTTTAAAAAATATTTGGAGCATTTAGATGCTGAATGTGTTTGTGAGAATTGTCTTGATGAGAAAGGTAATTCATTATATCCACATAAAATAATTACAATGAAAAATGGACTTAGGGTTGGAATTGTTGGATGTGTAACTGAGTTTGTGAAATTTTGGGAGAGTCCTCAAAATTTAAGTGGAATATTAATCGGGAATATTATTGAAAATTTAAAGAAAGCTTATGATCAAATGAAAGATAAAGTTGATGTAAGTGTATGCGTTTATCATGGAGGATTTGAATGTGACATTGATACTGGGAAAATAGTTGAAACGAGTGGGGAAAATGTTGGTACAAAAATTTGTGATGAGTTAGATTTTGATGTACTTTTAACAGGTCACCAGCATATTGGAATTAAAGGTAGGTATTTAAAAAACACTTATGTTGTGCAAAATTTATTTAATGCTATGAGTTTTCATGAGATAAAGATATCAAGAGAAAATAATGAAAATATTATTGAGTCTGATATGATACTTGCAAAAGATATACCGCTTTCCGATAAAAAAGTTCCATTCTATGAAGAAAATGAGAGAATTCAAAATCTTATAGATAATTTTGTTGGCGAGATAGATGAGGAGTTACTTCCTGATACTCATTTAAACATGGCACTTAATGGAAGTAAGCTTGCTGACTTTATAAATAAAGTTCAAATAGAATATACTGGAGCAGATATTTCTTCAACGAGTTTTGCTAATAGAATTTCAGGTCTTCCAAGAAAGGTTAGAATGAGAGATCTTTTATTGACGTATCCATTTCCAAATACTTTAGTTCTTTTAGAAATAAATGGTAAAAATTTAAAGAAAGCTCTTGAAAGAAGTGCCGAATACTTTGACATGAAAGATGGAGAAATTATTATTTCTGAAAGATTTTTGAAACCAAAGATTGAACATTATAATTATGATTATTTTATGGGTGTGGATTATAAAATCGATTATGAAGGGGATCTTGGGAATAGAGTTTATGATGTTAAAGTAAATGGAAAAGAAGTATTTGATGATGACACTTTTACAATTTGTTTAAATAGCTATAGAGCAAAAGGAACAGGCGGATATTCAATGTATAATGATTGTAAAGTAATAAAAAAATATGATGAAGAAATATTTGAAATATTAGTAGATTATGTTAAAAATTTTTAAAGATATATTGAAATTAAATAAATTATATTATACAATATAATTGGGAGCTTAGAGAGTCACACAAAAAATTTTTTTGTGTGACCTTTTTTGTTTTTAAATATTTTAGTTAACTTATTGTTTATATCAGGTGATTATAGTTGATTAATTAGCAAATACTTAAAAAAAACTTTAAATATTTATGAAAATCTAAAATTTTCGAAGGAAATAGCATGGAAATTTACTAATTAGATTAATACATCTTGATTAGTAAGTTTATAAAGTGTAATATATACTTGTCTAATATGTAAAAGGAGGCGTACGGTGATGATAGGTTCTTTAGGAAGTAAACTTAAGTTTAACAATGGAATTGAAATTCCTGCATTTGGTTTAGGTGTATATAAGGTTCCAGATAATGAATGTATAAATCTTGTCAAAGGTGCAATCAAGAATGGATATCGTCTGATTGATACAGCTTCATTTTATGATAATGAGGTGGGTACGGGTAAAGGTGTTCATGAAGGAATTAAAGAAGTAGGTTTAAAAAGAGAAGATATTTTTGTTACTACGAAAGTTTGGAATGCTGGACTTTCTTATGAACAAACTATGGATTCTTTTAATCAAAGTATGAACAAGCTTAAACTTGATTACTTGGATTTATACTTAATACACTGGCCAGGTAATCCATATTCTTTTCAGGAACCATGGAGAGCTTTGGAAGATTTATATTTTCAAGGCAAAGTTAAATCTATAGGTGTTTGTAATTTTAATGAAGAACATTTTGAAAATCTTATGACATTCGCCAAGGTTAAACCAGTGCTGAATCAAATTGAAATTCATCCAAAATTAACTCAAGAAGCTTTAAGAAAATATTGTAAAGATCATGATATATTAGTTCAAGCATGGTCACCTCTTATGAGAGGTCAGGTATTTACAGATGATGTGATTGTAGAACTTTCAGAAAAGTATAGAAAAACTCCGGCACAAATAATTCTTCGTTGGCATTTACAACAAGATATTCTAGTTATATTTAAGTCTTCTAATATGGAAAGGATTATAAGTAATGCTGATATTTTTGACTTTAAAATCAGTCCCGAGGATATTAATAAAATATCATCATTGAATGAAGATTTAAGAACAGGACCTGATCCTAAAGTTTTCAACTTTGTAAAATAGGAGATTAGTGATTTAACAGGAGGATATTCTTATGAAGAGGCTAGGAATCTCCATTTACCCCGAAAAAACTTCGAAAGAGGAATTGCTGGAATATATTGATAGAGCATCTTATGCTGGATTTTCGAGAATATTTTCTTGTTTACTTTCTGTGGTAGATGATAAAGAGAAGATAAAAAAAGATTTTACGTATATAAATGAGTTTGCAAAGTCTAAGGGTTTTGAAATTATCGTGGATGTAGCTCCAAGTGTTTTTTCTAAATTAGGAATTACATATAATGATTTGAAATTTTTCAAAGAAATTCAAGCGGATGGTTTTAGATTGGATGAGGGGTTTACAGGAAACGAAGAGGCGTTAATGACCTTTAATGAGTATAATTTAAAAGTTGAAATAAATGCAAGTATTAATGTTCATACTATAGATACAATTATGGATTATTATCCTAACAAATATAATTTGTATGGATGTCATAATTTTTATCCTCACGCTTACTCGGGTTTGGCTCTTGATTATTTCGATGAATGCACAGATAGATTTAAAAGATACGGATTAAGAACGGCTGCTTTTGTTACGAGTCAGAATCAAAATACATTTGGACCATGGCCTGTTACTCAAGGATTGGTTACCCTTGAGATGCATAGAAATTTATCATTACTGACACAGGTTAAACATTATTTATCTATGGGAAATATTGATGACATCATAATATCCAACTGTTATCCATCGGATGATGAATTAGAGCAATTTAAGGATTTAGACCTTAGGTTCGTGACTTTTGATGTGACTGTGGAAGATGGGGTGCCTGAACTTCAACGTAGAGTTATGTTTGAAGAATTGCACATTAACAGAGGGGATGTTAATTCTAACATGATCCGATCAACTCAGCCTCGGATTAAATATAAAGGAAATAAATTTGAATTATTTAATGTCCCAGAGATAATTAAACGTGGAGATATTGTAATAGAAAGTAGTGAATATGGTCATTATGCAGGAGAGTTGCAAATTGCAAAAAAAGATATGAAGAATACAGGATTTTCAAATGTTGTTGGGAAAATAACAGAAGAAGAATTATTCATATTAGATTATTTGAAGCCTTGGCAGAAATTTAAATTAAAAATTAGTGGTTGATAAATGATTGTATAAAATAGGTTTGTAAAATAATGTGTATGTCTAATATATAGATTAGCTATTAAAAAATTATTAGAGAAAGTATATTAAGATAAAAAAGGTTAGACTAAGGTTAT from Candidatus Arthromitus sp. SFB-mouse-Japan harbors:
- a CDS encoding bifunctional metallophosphatase/5'-nucleotidase, coding for MNKNLRIIFTSDIHGYFFNTDYMDREVKHQGLLHLATRYNKDDETLIIDGGDILQGSPFTYFSQMQKSPDKIARIMNEVGYDFVTIGNHDFNYGYEYFKKYLEHLDAECVCENCLDEKGNSLYPHKIITMKNGLRVGIVGCVTEFVKFWESPQNLSGILIGNIIENLKKAYDQMKDKVDVSVCVYHGGFECDIDTGKIVETSGENVGTKICDELDFDVLLTGHQHIGIKGRYLKNTYVVQNLFNAMSFHEIKISRENNENIIESDMILAKDIPLSDKKVPFYEENERIQNLIDNFVGEIDEELLPDTHLNMALNGSKLADFINKVQIEYTGADISSTSFANRISGLPRKVRMRDLLLTYPFPNTLVLLEINGKNLKKALERSAEYFDMKDGEIIISERFLKPKIEHYNYDYFMGVDYKIDYEGDLGNRVYDVKVNGKEVFDDDTFTICLNSYRAKGTGGYSMYNDCKVIKKYDEEIFEILVDYVKNF
- a CDS encoding aldo/keto reductase; the protein is MIGSLGSKLKFNNGIEIPAFGLGVYKVPDNECINLVKGAIKNGYRLIDTASFYDNEVGTGKGVHEGIKEVGLKREDIFVTTKVWNAGLSYEQTMDSFNQSMNKLKLDYLDLYLIHWPGNPYSFQEPWRALEDLYFQGKVKSIGVCNFNEEHFENLMTFAKVKPVLNQIEIHPKLTQEALRKYCKDHDILVQAWSPLMRGQVFTDDVIVELSEKYRKTPAQIILRWHLQQDILVIFKSSNMERIISNADIFDFKISPEDINKISSLNEDLRTGPDPKVFNFVK
- a CDS encoding DUF871 domain-containing protein → MKRLGISIYPEKTSKEELLEYIDRASYAGFSRIFSCLLSVVDDKEKIKKDFTYINEFAKSKGFEIIVDVAPSVFSKLGITYNDLKFFKEIQADGFRLDEGFTGNEEALMTFNEYNLKVEINASINVHTIDTIMDYYPNKYNLYGCHNFYPHAYSGLALDYFDECTDRFKRYGLRTAAFVTSQNQNTFGPWPVTQGLVTLEMHRNLSLLTQVKHYLSMGNIDDIIISNCYPSDDELEQFKDLDLRFVTFDVTVEDGVPELQRRVMFEELHINRGDVNSNMIRSTQPRIKYKGNKFELFNVPEIIKRGDIVIESSEYGHYAGELQIAKKDMKNTGFSNVVGKITEEELFILDYLKPWQKFKLKISG